The following are encoded together in the Bacillus cereus group sp. RP43 genome:
- a CDS encoding NEAT domain-containing leucine-rich repeat protein has translation MKKSYIKALVVATTLAIPFAAYSTPALAAIKIEANQSVAAASNRTYDTEIKIYKDQKDEPSMVSQYIKNPKVAIEDGKKIVTVTVQDSDYFQYLRIEDKNQPGVFHDVKVLSEDKRKNGTKVVQFEIGEFEKKHNMQMHILIPAIGYDHKYQVQFEIKDPTLGETEKPDDNSNSGNTETDTPVDSQNMITDKKLRELVNKKVFNRQDLNTPITKEELLQVNDLFLNTNEILDYSALKYMPNLKSLTVANAKIKDPSFFANLKQLNHLALRGNEFVDVTPLVKMDNLESLDLSNNKITNVAPLIEMKNVKSLYLSGNQIEDVTALAKMEQLDYLNLANNKITNVAPLSALKNVTYLTLAGNQIEDIKPLYSLPLTDLVLTRNKVKDLSGIDQMNQLSKLFIGKNQIEDVTPLAKMTQLTELDLPNNELKDITPLSNLVNLQKLDLEANYISDLSPVSNLKKLVYLSFVANEIRDVRPVIELSKTAYINVQNQKVFLEETEVNKEVKVPVYEKDGKISTKIRLKSEGGTYSNDAVKWSIPGEKVYEFGVKDPFADTGIFFTGSVIQNVVESKEDNTSKEDEEIEAVIEFKDVPKGHWSEAAINYLANENIFKGYGNGQFGFGDNITRGQVASLVQRYLKLESKVEQKEMFTDTKGHMFEQDIATVAQAGIMQGDGTGKFRPEGVLTRYEMSVVLQKVFQLKENKNNVGNFTDVPTGHWAEGYVKALVDNNISKGDGNGNFSGDAFVTREQYAQFLYKAIKK, from the coding sequence TTGAAAAAAAGTTATATTAAAGCTCTAGTAGTAGCAACAACATTAGCTATTCCATTTGCTGCGTATTCTACTCCAGCGTTAGCTGCAATAAAAATTGAAGCAAACCAGTCGGTAGCAGCAGCCAGTAATCGCACGTATGATACTGAGATTAAAATATATAAGGATCAAAAAGATGAGCCATCTATGGTTTCTCAGTACATAAAAAATCCTAAAGTAGCAATTGAAGACGGGAAAAAAATTGTTACTGTAACCGTACAAGATAGCGATTATTTTCAATATCTTAGAATAGAGGATAAAAACCAACCTGGTGTATTTCATGACGTGAAAGTTTTGTCAGAAGATAAGAGGAAAAATGGAACGAAAGTAGTTCAATTTGAAATTGGTGAATTTGAGAAGAAGCATAATATGCAAATGCATATACTTATTCCAGCTATTGGATATGATCACAAATATCAAGTTCAATTTGAAATTAAAGATCCAACTTTAGGCGAAACAGAGAAACCAGATGATAACTCTAATTCAGGCAATACAGAAACGGATACTCCGGTTGATAGTCAAAACATGATAACAGATAAGAAACTAAGAGAACTGGTTAACAAAAAAGTATTTAATAGACAAGATTTAAATACCCCAATTACGAAAGAAGAGTTATTACAAGTAAATGACTTGTTTTTAAATACGAATGAGATTCTTGATTATAGTGCATTAAAATATATGCCAAATTTAAAATCTTTAACAGTTGCGAATGCGAAGATAAAAGATCCGTCGTTCTTTGCGAACCTAAAGCAATTAAACCATTTAGCTTTGCGTGGTAATGAATTTGTAGATGTAACCCCACTTGTTAAGATGGATAATTTAGAATCTCTTGATTTAAGTAATAATAAAATTACAAACGTTGCACCACTAATTGAAATGAAAAATGTAAAAAGTTTATATCTATCAGGCAACCAAATAGAAGATGTAACAGCATTAGCGAAAATGGAACAACTAGATTACTTGAATTTAGCAAATAATAAAATTACAAACGTTGCTCCATTAAGCGCGTTGAAAAATGTAACATACTTAACTTTAGCAGGTAATCAAATTGAAGATATTAAACCGTTGTATTCATTACCTTTAACAGACTTAGTATTAACACGTAATAAAGTTAAAGATTTATCGGGCATTGATCAAATGAATCAATTAAGTAAGTTATTTATCGGGAAAAATCAAATTGAAGATGTGACACCACTTGCTAAAATGACCCAACTTACAGAATTAGATTTACCTAATAATGAGTTAAAGGATATTACTCCATTATCAAATCTAGTAAACTTACAAAAACTTGATTTAGAAGCAAACTATATTTCAGACTTATCACCAGTTAGTAATTTGAAAAAATTAGTATACCTAAGTTTTGTTGCAAATGAAATCCGTGATGTTCGACCAGTTATAGAACTAAGTAAAACAGCTTACATCAATGTTCAAAATCAAAAAGTATTTTTAGAGGAAACAGAAGTAAATAAAGAAGTGAAAGTACCTGTATATGAAAAAGACGGTAAAATCTCTACAAAAATTCGTTTGAAGAGCGAAGGTGGTACGTATAGTAACGATGCAGTTAAGTGGAGTATACCAGGTGAAAAAGTATATGAATTTGGAGTGAAAGATCCATTTGCGGATACAGGAATCTTCTTCACAGGATCTGTTATTCAAAATGTGGTAGAAAGTAAAGAGGATAATACTTCTAAAGAAGACGAGGAAATAGAAGCAGTAATAGAATTTAAAGATGTGCCGAAAGGACATTGGTCAGAAGCAGCAATTAATTATTTAGCGAATGAAAATATTTTTAAAGGATATGGAAATGGACAATTTGGATTTGGGGATAATATTACTCGTGGACAAGTTGCGTCTTTAGTACAAAGGTACTTGAAATTAGAAAGTAAAGTAGAGCAGAAAGAGATGTTTACTGATACGAAAGGGCATATGTTTGAGCAAGATATTGCTACAGTTGCACAAGCTGGAATTATGCAAGGAGACGGTACAGGGAAGTTTCGCCCTGAAGGAGTATTAACTAGGTACGAGATGTCAGTAGTATTACAAAAAGTATTTCAGTTAAAGGAAAATAAAAATAATGTGGGGAACTTTACAGACGTACCAACAGGTCATTGGGCAGAAGGATATGTGAAAGCTTTAGTGGATAATAATATATCAAAAGGTGACGGGAATGGGAACTTTTCAGGGGATGCTTTCGTAACGCGTGAGCAATATGCGCAATTTCTGTATAAAGCAATAAAAAAATAA
- a CDS encoding DeoR/GlpR family DNA-binding transcription regulator encodes MSVVGEERKRTILEKVEFKGKVKVSELAREFAVSTETIRRYLEELDREKKLKKVYGGAVQLPGAGVEAPMLEREMLHIEEKKRIGYKAATFVEDGDVIAIDDGSTPLQMVPYLVHRKNLTIVTSSFPVATQLISSINKKMFHGEVLFIGGKISPKHSRVSGSISQQVIHQFHFHKAFVSIDGLLPSFGVSSFELEKAKLSEAMIKLSEKTYILCDHTKVGVKGNYRIAGFSRIQHVICDKKMPYSFEEEVKKNNIQWTVC; translated from the coding sequence ATGTCTGTAGTAGGTGAAGAAAGAAAGAGGACAATTCTTGAGAAGGTAGAGTTTAAAGGGAAAGTAAAAGTTTCAGAATTAGCGAGAGAATTCGCTGTATCAACAGAAACAATTCGTCGATATTTAGAAGAATTAGATCGTGAAAAGAAGTTGAAGAAAGTGTATGGTGGAGCAGTTCAACTTCCAGGCGCTGGGGTAGAGGCACCGATGTTAGAAAGAGAGATGCTGCATATAGAAGAGAAGAAAAGAATTGGTTATAAAGCAGCGACATTTGTAGAAGATGGTGACGTCATTGCGATTGATGATGGGAGTACACCACTTCAAATGGTTCCATATCTTGTTCATCGTAAAAATTTGACGATTGTTACAAGCTCTTTTCCAGTCGCGACACAATTAATCTCTTCCATTAATAAAAAGATGTTTCACGGTGAAGTTTTATTTATTGGCGGGAAAATATCCCCGAAGCATTCGCGCGTATCAGGATCTATTTCTCAGCAAGTAATTCATCAATTTCATTTTCATAAAGCGTTCGTTTCGATTGATGGATTGTTACCTAGCTTTGGGGTTTCCAGCTTTGAATTAGAAAAAGCGAAACTGTCAGAAGCGATGATTAAATTATCGGAGAAAACGTATATTTTATGTGATCATACAAAGGTAGGCGTAAAAGGGAACTACCGAATAGCAGGATTTTCTCGTATTCAACATGTTATTTGTGATAAAAAAATGCCATATAGTTTTGAAGAAGAAGTTAAAAAGAATAATATTCAATGGACAGTTTGCTAA
- a CDS encoding saccharopine dehydrogenase C-terminal domain-containing protein: MKVFCLGGAGKICREAILDLVQFSSFETITVADFNEEEGRKVVEWLNDPRVDFVKVDVTNHEDTVAKMKGYDIVMDGTTIKLNGLSTRCIADAGCHGVNLNGFGEENESHSKFVQHGTTCLPGFGMTPGVTQMMAMHAANQLDTVESVRVSHGSYRPIAFSASITETTTYEYDPHLPTRTVYEEGEFKQVPPFARPREIELPAPYGKTMQYIIPHSETITLAKALEDKGVQLIETRGTWPEQNMQLVRALYDYGILRNDQIEINGKEIGIMDCISKYLLKSKEGQATELYGYALYVEVVGMKNNQKQRHVLYHTHPLSDGSVVGWEKLRAYTRNVGIPFGIATELIAKGVVSKVGVITPEEAFENPQIIFDELEKRGIYIHEEISTYKENYTFV, translated from the coding sequence ATGAAAGTATTTTGTTTAGGTGGAGCAGGTAAAATTTGTCGTGAAGCAATTTTAGATTTAGTTCAATTTTCATCTTTTGAGACGATTACGGTAGCCGATTTTAACGAAGAAGAGGGCCGTAAAGTAGTAGAGTGGTTAAATGATCCTCGTGTTGATTTTGTGAAAGTCGATGTGACAAATCATGAGGATACGGTCGCAAAAATGAAAGGCTATGACATTGTAATGGATGGTACGACGATAAAGTTAAATGGATTGTCTACTCGCTGTATCGCAGATGCCGGCTGTCACGGTGTGAACTTAAATGGATTCGGTGAAGAAAATGAATCCCACTCTAAATTTGTTCAACATGGAACAACATGTTTACCTGGGTTTGGTATGACACCAGGTGTAACGCAAATGATGGCCATGCATGCAGCAAATCAGCTAGATACTGTAGAGTCAGTTCGAGTAAGTCATGGCTCGTATCGTCCAATTGCTTTTTCTGCATCAATTACAGAGACAACGACATATGAATATGATCCACATTTACCGACGCGTACAGTATATGAGGAAGGTGAATTTAAGCAAGTACCTCCGTTTGCGCGCCCGAGAGAAATTGAATTACCAGCGCCTTACGGAAAAACAATGCAGTATATAATCCCGCATTCAGAAACGATTACGTTAGCGAAGGCACTGGAGGATAAAGGTGTACAGCTTATTGAAACAAGAGGAACTTGGCCAGAGCAAAATATGCAGCTCGTTCGTGCTTTATATGATTATGGTATATTGCGTAATGATCAAATTGAAATAAACGGTAAAGAAATTGGTATTATGGATTGTATTTCGAAGTATCTATTAAAATCGAAAGAAGGGCAAGCAACAGAACTTTATGGTTATGCACTTTATGTAGAAGTAGTAGGTATGAAAAATAATCAAAAACAGCGACATGTATTATACCATACACATCCGCTATCTGATGGTTCTGTAGTAGGTTGGGAGAAATTAAGAGCCTATACAAGAAATGTTGGTATCCCATTTGGAATCGCTACAGAGTTAATTGCAAAAGGAGTAGTTAGTAAAGTCGGTGTTATTACTCCTGAAGAAGCTTTCGAAAATCCACAAATTATTTTTGATGAACTAGAAAAGCGCGGTATTTATATTCATGAAGAGATTTCTACTTACAAAGAAAATTATACCTTTGTATAA
- a CDS encoding class II aldolase/adducin family protein: MLFFLKKWNELKDVKAELALRDWFYGTKISLSMCTSKEPLTFLVNVEGRDKGVFSEEDFIVVNCMCEPVFENEEKPATESFMHADIYKKSSAECILQVQTVDSHLMSELYGKEGEVTFEKRSVERVFGKDGITEMTIPIVEDEKKFANLLENNVPNFIEGGGVVLVHNYGMIVWGKTPEEAKKWLEGIEYLMNYHVKLLMIKGAKSSVI; this comes from the coding sequence ATGTTATTTTTTCTGAAGAAATGGAACGAATTAAAAGATGTGAAAGCAGAATTGGCACTTCGCGATTGGTTTTATGGTACAAAAATTAGTTTATCGATGTGTACGTCAAAAGAGCCATTAACATTTTTAGTGAATGTAGAGGGAAGAGATAAAGGGGTATTTTCTGAAGAAGATTTTATTGTCGTAAATTGCATGTGTGAGCCAGTATTTGAAAACGAAGAAAAACCAGCTACAGAGTCATTTATGCATGCGGATATTTATAAAAAAAGTAGTGCAGAATGCATTTTACAAGTACAGACTGTAGATAGTCATTTAATGTCAGAGCTATATGGGAAAGAAGGAGAAGTAACATTCGAAAAACGTAGTGTGGAACGTGTTTTTGGAAAAGATGGTATTACAGAAATGACAATTCCAATTGTAGAAGATGAAAAAAAATTCGCTAATTTATTAGAAAATAATGTTCCAAATTTTATTGAAGGTGGAGGAGTAGTCCTTGTTCATAATTACGGAATGATCGTGTGGGGGAAAACCCCAGAAGAAGCGAAAAAATGGTTGGAAGGTATAGAGTATTTAATGAACTATCACGTAAAGCTTTTAATGATAAAAGGGGCAAAAAGTTCTGTTATATAA
- the phnW gene encoding 2-aminoethylphosphonate--pyruvate transaminase has protein sequence MNENHYLLLTPGPLTTTKTVKKVMLYDWCTWDVEYNTMVQDVRNRLVSLATKEEEKYTTVLMQGSGTFSVEAVIGSVIPTNGKLLVCTNGAYGKRIVQMAEMLHIDVVVSQTEEWEPTNIAEVEQLLQQDKEITHIVVVHCETTTGIINPIVDVCKLGKQYGKVTLVDAMSSFGGIEIDIAELQIDFLISSANKCIQGVPGFGFVIANRDELLKCKGQARSLSLDLYDQWETMEEQNGKWRFTSPTHVVHAFYQALLELEEEGGVRARYNRYYNNQKLLVNKMKEIGFKPLVDEKYQSPIITSFIYPEERFEFQQLYNELKRYGFVIYPGKISKVDTFRIGNIGDVHEEDIKRLVDSIAKGVVIG, from the coding sequence ATGAATGAAAATCACTACTTATTATTAACGCCAGGACCATTAACGACAACAAAAACTGTAAAAAAAGTTATGTTATATGATTGGTGTACGTGGGATGTTGAATATAACACGATGGTGCAAGATGTAAGAAATAGGCTTGTATCGTTAGCAACAAAGGAAGAAGAAAAGTACACAACAGTTTTAATGCAGGGAAGCGGTACGTTTTCGGTTGAAGCAGTAATCGGTTCTGTTATTCCTACAAACGGAAAGCTGCTAGTTTGTACAAATGGTGCGTACGGTAAGCGGATTGTACAAATGGCAGAGATGTTACATATAGATGTGGTGGTCAGTCAAACAGAAGAGTGGGAGCCTACTAATATTGCAGAAGTAGAACAGTTATTGCAACAAGATAAAGAGATCACACATATTGTAGTTGTTCATTGTGAAACAACTACAGGTATTATTAATCCAATTGTAGACGTATGTAAATTGGGAAAACAATACGGAAAAGTTACACTGGTTGACGCGATGAGTAGTTTCGGTGGTATTGAAATAGATATCGCTGAGTTGCAAATTGACTTTCTAATTAGTAGTGCGAATAAATGTATTCAAGGTGTTCCTGGATTCGGTTTTGTCATCGCAAATCGTGATGAACTATTGAAATGTAAAGGGCAAGCTCGTTCTTTATCATTAGATTTATATGATCAGTGGGAAACGATGGAAGAGCAAAATGGGAAATGGCGCTTTACTTCACCTACACATGTTGTACACGCTTTTTATCAGGCATTGCTTGAATTAGAAGAAGAAGGCGGAGTAAGAGCCCGTTATAATAGATATTATAATAATCAAAAATTATTAGTGAACAAAATGAAAGAAATAGGCTTTAAGCCACTAGTAGATGAAAAATATCAATCTCCTATTATTACATCTTTCATTTATCCAGAAGAAAGATTTGAATTTCAGCAGTTATATAACGAATTAAAGCGGTACGGATTTGTTATTTATCCAGGCAAAATTTCGAAAGTAGATACGTTCCGCATTGGGAATATCGGTGATGTACATGAAGAAGATATAAAACGTTTAGTGGATAGTATTGCTAAAGGAGTTGTTATAGGATGA